A window from Lagopus muta isolate bLagMut1 chromosome 5, bLagMut1 primary, whole genome shotgun sequence encodes these proteins:
- the NKX2-3 gene encoding homeobox protein Nkx-2.3, which yields MMLPSPVTSTPFSVKDILNLEQQQQDPHYGAQLPHHLEHHFHPAACLLAAGDGARFSDGEEEEEEEKLSYLSSVATPGGQADARLSADSYVHAVLRGSCEAPGPGEDLDPTARDPKSCALKKPLDAAEKPEEAERPKQRSRRKPRVLFSQAQVFELERRFKQQRYLSAPEREHLASSLKLTSTQVKIWFQNRRYKCKRQRQDKSLELGGPAAPPPPRRVAVPVLVRDGKPCLGGSQGYSSAYNGPYSYNGFPAYGYGNAASYNPGYGCTYPAGSGGASVQAACSPAAAAGPFVNVGGLGGFGGGGQALHQAAAGPSCSQGALQGIRAW from the exons ATGATGTTACCGAGCCCCGTCACTTCCACCCCGTTCTCTGTCAAAGACATCCTCaacctggagcagcagcagcaggacccGCACTATGGGGCCCAGCTCCCGCACCACCTGGAGCACCACTTTCACCCCGCCGCCTGCCTGCTGGCGGCCGGCGACGGCGCCCGTTTCTCCGACGgcgaggaggaagaggaggaggagaagctgtCCTACCTGAGCTCCGTGGCAACGCCCGGAGGCCAGGCGGACGCGCGGCTCTCCGCCGACAGCTACGTGCACGCCGTGCTGCGCGGCTCCTGCGAGGCTCCCGGCCCGGGAGAAGATCTGGACCCCACGGCCCGCGACCCGA AGAGCTGCGCTCTGAAGAAACCACTGGACGCCGCGGAGAAGCCGGAGGAGGCGGAGAGGCCGAAGCAGCGGAGTCGGAGGAAGCCGCGCGTTCTCTTCTCGCAGGCGCAGGTCTTCGAGCTGGAGCGGCGGTTCAAGCAGCAGCGTTACCTGTCGGCTCCCGAGCGGGAGCACCTGGCCAGCAGCCTGAAGCTCACCTCCACGCAGGTGAAGATCTGGTTCCAGAACCGGCGCTACAAGTGCAAGCGGCAGCGGCAGGACAAGTCGCTGGAGCTgggcggccccgcggccccgccgccgccgcgcagGGTGGCCGTGCCCGTGCTGGTCCGCGACGGCAAGCCGTGCCTGGGCGGCTCGCAGGGCTACAGCTCGGCGTACAACGGGCCCTACTCCTACAACGGCTTCCCCGCCTACGGTTACGGCAACGCCGCCTCCTACAACCCCGGCTACGGCTGCACCTACCCGGCAGGCAGCGGCGGGGCCTCGGTGCAAGCCGCCTGCAGCCCGGCGGCGGCCGCCGGCCCCTTCGTTAATGTGGGCGGCCTGGGAGGCTTCGGTGGCGGCGGGCAGGCGCTGCAccaggcggcggcggggccctcctgcagccagggCGCACTGCAGGGCATCCGGGCCTGGTAG
- the SLC25A28 gene encoding mitoferrin-2 produces the protein MGEEGRGGAARGRGGGGGGGGCGAMELGAGAGAGASPGARGGSESGRVLLLLMGGGGGGAGRARRGGAEASGPGGAEAARGPEPRSPPAPDYEALPQGAAVSTHMLAGAVAGIMEHCVMYPIDCVKTRMQSLRPEPAARYRNVLEALWRIVRTEGVWRPMRGLNITATGAGPAHALYFACYEKLKKTLSDVIHAGGNSHMANGAAGCVATLLHDAAMNPAEVVKQRMQMYNSPYQHVTDCVRTVWRNEGVGAFYRSYTTQLTMNIPFQAIHFMTYEFLQEHLNPHRQYNPGSHVVSGACAGAVAAAATTPLDVCKTLLNTQESLALSSNISGHITGMANAFRTVYQVGGVTAYFRGVQARVIYQMPSTAIAWSVYEFFKYILTKRQEERRAGK, from the exons ATGGGCGAggaggggcggggcggcgcggcgcggggtcggggcggcggcggcggcggcggcggctgcggcgcCATGGAGCTGGGGGCGGGCGCGGGGGCGGGCGCCAGCCCCGGCGCGCGGGGCGGCTCGGAGTCGGGCCgcgtcctgctgctgctgatgggcggcggcggcggcggcgcgggccgggcgcggcggggcggcgcggagGCGTCGGGCCCCGGGGGAGCCGAGGCGGCTCGGGGCCCGGAGCCCCGCTCGCCGCCCGCCCCCGACTACGAGGCGCTGCCGCAGGGCGCCGCCGTCTCCACGCACATGCTGGCGGGCGCTGTGGCGGGCATCATGGAGCACTGCGTGATGTACCCCATCGACTGCGTCAAG ACTCGGATGCAGAGCCTGCGGCCCGAGCCCGCCGCCCGCTACCGGAACGTGTTGGAGGCCCTGTGGCGTATCGTGCGTACCGAGGGCGTGTGGAGGCCCATGCGGGGCCTGAACATCACCGCCACCGGCGCGGGCCCGGCCCACGCCCTCTACTTCGCCTGCTACGAAAAGTTAAAAAAGACGCTGAGCGACGTCATCCACGCGGGGGGCAATAGCCATATGGCCAACG GTGCAGCCGGGTGTGTAGCAACATTGCTCCACGATGCTGCGATGAACCCTGCAGAAG TGGTCAAACAGAGGATGCAGATGTACAACTCGCCTTACCAGCATGTGACAGACTGTGTACGGACTGTGTGGCGCAACGAAGGGGTTGGAGCTTTCTACCGCAGCTACACCACCCAGCTCACCATGAACATCCCCTTCCAAGCCATTCACTTCATGACCTATGAGTTCTTGCAAGAGCACCTCAACCCCCACAGACAGTACAACCCAGGCTCCCACGTGGTCTCCGGGGCCTGTGCGGGGGctgtagctgctgctgccactacACCTTTGGACGTTTGCAAAACGCTGCTCAACACCCAGGAGTCCCTGGCCTTGAGCTCCAACATCAGCGGACACATCACAGGCATGGCCAATGCCTTCAGGACGGTGTACCAAGTGGGCGGTGTGACTGCCTACTTCAGAGGGGTCCAGGCTAGAGTCATTTATCAGATGCCCTCAACAGCGATTGCCTGGTCTGTGTACGAGTTCTTTAAGTACATCCTCACCAAGCGCCAGGAAGAGCGTCGGGCTGGGAAGTGA
- the LOC125694085 gene encoding translation initiation factor IF-2-like isoform X1 → MYTYPTPSVFSGPPLPRQCSCIYPGAGASSPACTGSPQPPCSAPVRGPRVTLPRPDRAPEPRQRRAQVNRAGSRPTGDQGPRRRGARVRRANPARSAFSFVFFRFLSFLSPVTSGQRPNGAPTPPCRRVKHRASGRCPPSRSTSRVPPGPELPLGPTERTGLGSTPRRGGGEPGVRRAAAPGEGWPFPRGSALIYVRTAALRGRPRTAGPLAGTGTAAGGRYQRCPAALGSAPPATCRLPARGPRTELRPREAPRRGGTERPRLQRPALGGTRCPWHTRLGVALARSLPGQRMALFQRDAFPAVTLPLLFRMKCIL, encoded by the exons ATGTACACGTACCCGACGCCCTCCGTGTTTTCCGGACCCCCGCTGCCCCGCCAGTGCTCCTGCATATATCCCGGCGCTGGCGCGTCCTCTCCCGCCTGCACGGGCTCCCCGCAGCCGCCGTGCTCTGCTCCCGTCCGGGGACCGCGCGTCACTCTGCCGCGGCCGGATCGGGCCCCAGAGCCCCGCCAGCGTCGGGCCCAGGTGAACAGGGCCGGGTCGCGGCCGACGGGCGACCAGGGGCCGCGGCGGCGCGGGGCACGAGTACGGAGAGCTAACCCGGCCCGTTCGGCTTTTTCTTTCGTTTTCTTTCGTTTTCTTTCGTTTCTCTCGCCGGTAACGAGCGGGCAGCGGCCGAACGGAGCTCCCACGCCACCGTGCCGGCGGGTAAAGCACCGAGCGAGCGGCCGCTGCCCGCCGAGCCGCTCCACATCGAGAGTTCCCCCGGGCCCGGAGCTGCCCCTCGGCCCCACCGAACGCACCG GACTCGGATCGACACCGAGGCGAGGCGGCGGGGAGCCGGGCGTACGGCGGGCAG CAGCGCCCGGTGAAGGATGGCCCTTTCCCAGGGGCTCGGCCCTGATTTATGTGAGAACCGCAGCGCTCCGGGGACGCCCCCGCACGGCGGGGCCGCTCGCGGGCACCGGGACTGCGGCCGGCGGACGGTACCAGCGATGCCCCGCCGCTCTCGGCTCCGCACCGCCGGCCACCTGCCGGCTGCCCGCCCGAGGTCCGCGCACCGAGCTCCGGCCCCGGGAGGCTCCGCGGCGAGGGGGCACGGAGCGACCTCGCCTGCAGCGACCGGCCCTGGGCGGAACACGCTGCCCTTGGCACACCCGCCTTGGCGTAGCCCTGGCCCGCAGCCTCCCGGGGCAAAGAATGGCTTTATTCCAACGCGACGCTTTCCCAGCAGTGACTCTTCCACTCTTGTTTCGAATGAAATGTATTCTTTAA
- the LOC125694085 gene encoding translation initiation factor IF-2-like isoform X2, with protein sequence MYTYPTPSVFSGPPLPRQCSCIYPGAGASSPACTGSPQPPCSAPVRGPRVTLPRPDRAPEPRQRRAQVNRAGSRPTGDQGPRRRGARVRRANPARSAFSFVFFRFLSFLSPVTSGQRPNGAPTPPCRRVKHRASGRCPPSRSTSRVPPGPELPLGPTERTGLGSTPRRGGGEPGVRRAAPGEGWPFPRGSALIYVRTAALRGRPRTAGPLAGTGTAAGGRYQRCPAALGSAPPATCRLPARGPRTELRPREAPRRGGTERPRLQRPALGGTRCPWHTRLGVALARSLPGQRMALFQRDAFPAVTLPLLFRMKCIL encoded by the exons ATGTACACGTACCCGACGCCCTCCGTGTTTTCCGGACCCCCGCTGCCCCGCCAGTGCTCCTGCATATATCCCGGCGCTGGCGCGTCCTCTCCCGCCTGCACGGGCTCCCCGCAGCCGCCGTGCTCTGCTCCCGTCCGGGGACCGCGCGTCACTCTGCCGCGGCCGGATCGGGCCCCAGAGCCCCGCCAGCGTCGGGCCCAGGTGAACAGGGCCGGGTCGCGGCCGACGGGCGACCAGGGGCCGCGGCGGCGCGGGGCACGAGTACGGAGAGCTAACCCGGCCCGTTCGGCTTTTTCTTTCGTTTTCTTTCGTTTTCTTTCGTTTCTCTCGCCGGTAACGAGCGGGCAGCGGCCGAACGGAGCTCCCACGCCACCGTGCCGGCGGGTAAAGCACCGAGCGAGCGGCCGCTGCCCGCCGAGCCGCTCCACATCGAGAGTTCCCCCGGGCCCGGAGCTGCCCCTCGGCCCCACCGAACGCACCG GACTCGGATCGACACCGAGGCGAGGCGGCGGGGAGCCGGGCGTACGGCGGGCAG CGCCCGGTGAAGGATGGCCCTTTCCCAGGGGCTCGGCCCTGATTTATGTGAGAACCGCAGCGCTCCGGGGACGCCCCCGCACGGCGGGGCCGCTCGCGGGCACCGGGACTGCGGCCGGCGGACGGTACCAGCGATGCCCCGCCGCTCTCGGCTCCGCACCGCCGGCCACCTGCCGGCTGCCCGCCCGAGGTCCGCGCACCGAGCTCCGGCCCCGGGAGGCTCCGCGGCGAGGGGGCACGGAGCGACCTCGCCTGCAGCGACCGGCCCTGGGCGGAACACGCTGCCCTTGGCACACCCGCCTTGGCGTAGCCCTGGCCCGCAGCCTCCCGGGGCAAAGAATGGCTTTATTCCAACGCGACGCTTTCCCAGCAGTGACTCTTCCACTCTTGTTTCGAATGAAATGTATTCTTTAA
- the GOT1 gene encoding aspartate aminotransferase, cytoplasmic codes for MAASIFAAVPRAPPVAVFKLTADFREDGDSRKVNLGVGAYRTDEGQPWVLPVVRKVEQLIAGDSSLNHEYLPILGLPEFRANASRIALGDDSPAIAQKRVGSVQGLGGTGALRIGAEFLRRWYNGNNNTATPVYVSSPTWENHNSVFMDAGFKDIRTYRYWDAAKRGLDLQGLLDDMEKAPEFSIFILHACAHNPTGTDPTPDQWKQIAAVMKRRCLFPFFDSAYQGFASGSLDKDAWAVRYFVSEGFELFCAQSFSKNFGLYNERVGNLTVVGKDEDNVQRVLSQMEKIVRTTWSNPPSQGARIVATTLTSPQLFAEWKDNVKTMADRVLLMRSELRSRLESLGTPGTWNHITDQIGMFSFTGLNPKQVEYMIKEKHIYLMASGRINMCGLTTKNLDYVAKSIHEAVTKIQ; via the exons ATGGCCGCCTCCATCTTCGCCGCCGTGCCCCGCGCTCCGCCCGTCGCTGTCTTCAAGCTGACGGCAGACTTCCGGGAGGACGGCGACTCGCGGAAGGTCAACCTGGGTGTGGGCG CGTACCGCACGGATGAAGGCCAGCCGTGGGTCCTGCCGGTGGTGAGGAAAGTGGAGCAGCTGATCGCTGGCGACAGCAGCCTCAACCACGAGTACCTGCCCATCCTTGGCCTGCCTGAGTTCCGCGCCAACGCTTCCCGCATCGCGCTGGGTGACGACAGCCCGGCCATTGCACAGAAGAGG gttgGAAGTGTCCAGGGCTTGGGTGGGACAGGCGCTCTGCGTATAGGTGCCGAGTTCCTAAGGCGTTGGTACAATGGGAATAACAACACCGCCACTCCTGTGTATGTCTCGTCCCCAACATGGG AGAACCACAACTCTGTATTCATGGATGCTGGGTTTAAAGACATTAGAACCTACCGCTACTGGGATGCTGCCAAGAGGGGGTTGGACCTTCAGGGGCTGCTGGATGACATGGAG AAAGCCCCAGAGTTCTCCATTTTCATCCTTCATGCCTGTGCACACAACCCAACGGGTACAGACCCTACTCCAGACCAATGGAAGCAGATTGCTGCTGTTATGAAG CGACGGTGCCTGTTTCCATTCTTCGACTCTGCATATCAAGGTTTTGCCTCTGGCAGCCTGGACAAGGATGCCTGGGCTGTGCGATACTTTGTCTCCGAGGGCTTTGAGCTCTTCTGTGCACAGTCGTTTTCCAAGAACTTTGGGCTCTACA ATGAACGTGTGGGGAACCTGACTGTGGTGGGGAAGGATGAAGACAATGTGCAGCGTGTGCTTTCCCAGATGGAGAAGATTGTGCGTACCACTTGGTCCAACCCTCCCTCCCAGGGAGCACGCATTGTAGCGACTACACTGACTTCCCCACAGCTCTTTGCTGAGTG gaaggacaATGTGAAGACAATGGCAGATCGGGTCTTGCTGATGCGCTCAGAGCTCCGGTCTCGCCTGGAGTCCCTTGGGACCCCGGGCACCTGGAACCACATCACAGATCAAATTGGCATGTTTAGCTTTACAGGGTTGAACC CTAAACAAGTGGAGTACATgatcaaagaaaaacacatctaCCTGATGGCTAGTGGGCGCATCAACATGTGTGGTCTGACTACCAAGAACCTGGACTACGTGGCCAAGTCCATCCACGAGGCTGTCACAAAAATCCAGTGA